A genomic region of Pseudopipra pipra isolate bDixPip1 chromosome 20, bDixPip1.hap1, whole genome shotgun sequence contains the following coding sequences:
- the GRIN1 gene encoding glutamate receptor ionotropic, NMDA 1 isoform X14 has translation MSTMRLLLLALLFSSSFARAGCDPKIVNIGAVLSTKKHEQIFREAVNQANKRHGTWKLQLNATSVTHKPNAIQMALSVCEDLISSQVYAILVSHPPAPNDHLTPTPVSYTAGFYRIPVIGLTTRMSIYSDKSIHLSFLRTVPPYSHQANVWFEMMRVFNWNHVILIVSDDHEGRAAQKKLETLLEEKESKAEKVLQFDPGTKNVTSLLLEAKELEARVIILSASEDDAATVYRAAAMLNMTGSGYVWLVGEREISGSALRYAPDGVIGLQLINGKNESAHISDAVAVVAQAVHDLFEKENITDPPRGCVGNTNIWKTGPLFKRVLMSSKYSEGVTGRVEFNEDGDRKFANYSIMNLQNRKLVQVGIYNGSNVLTNDRKIIWPGGETEKPQGYQMSTKLKIVTIHQEPFVYVKPTQADGTCREEFTINGDPVKKVFCTGPNETIPGRPTVALCCYGFCIDLLIRLAGVMNFTYEVHLVADGKFGTQERVNNSNKKEWNGMMGELLSGQADMIVAPLTINNERAQYIEFSKPFKYQGLTILVKKEIPRSTLDSFMQPFQSTLWLLVGLSVHVVAVMLYLLDRFSPFGRFKVNSEEEEEDALTLSSAMWFSWGVLLNSGIGEGAPRSFSARILGMVWAGFAMIIVASYTANLAAFLVLDRPEERITGINDPRLRNPSDKFIYATVKQSSVDIYFRRQVELSTMYRHMEKHNYESAAEAIQAVRDNKLHAFIWDSAVLEFEASQKCDLVTTGELFFRSGFGIGMRKDSPWKQNVSLAILKSHENGFMEDLDKTWVRYQECDSRSNAPATLTFENMAGVFMLVAGGIVAGIFLIFIEIAYKRHKDARRKQMQLAFAAVNVWRKNLQQYHPTDITGQLNLSDPSVSTVV, from the exons ATGAGCACCatgcggctgctgctgctcgccctcctcttctcctcctccttcgcCCGCGCCGGCTGCGACCCCAAGATCGTCAACATCGGCGCGGTGCTGAGCACCAAGAAGCACGAGCAGATCTTCCGCGAGGCGGTGAACCAGGCCAACAAGCGGCACGGCACCTGGAAGCTCCAGCTCAACGCCACCTCTGTCACCCACAAGCCCAACGCCATCCAGATGGCCCTGTCCGTCTGCGAGGACCTCATCTCCAGCCAG GTCTATGCAATATTAGTTAgccaccctcctgctcccaaCGATCACCTAACACCAACACCTGTATCATACACAGCTGGCTTCTACAGGATCCCTGTCATTGGTCTGACAACACGCATGTCTATATATTCTGATAAG AGCATCCACCTGTCCTTTTTGCGCACGGTCCCTCCATACTCTCACCAGGCCAACGTCTGGTTTGAGATGATGAGAGTCTTCAACTGGAACCACGTCATTCTGATAGTCAGTGACGACCACGAAGGTCGTGCTGCACAAAAGAAgctggagaccctcttggaggAGAAAGAGTCCAAG GCTGAGAAAGTGCTTCAGTTTGACCCTGGAACCAAAAATGTGACATCGCTGCTGCTGGAGGCGAAGGAGCTGGAGGCTCGAGTCATCATCCTCTCTGCCAG TGAGGACGATGCAGCCACGGTGTACAGAGCAGCAGCCATGCTCAACATGACGGGCTCGGGCTATGTGTGGCTGGTGGGGGAGCGGGAGATCTCGGGCAGTGCCCTGCGTTACGCCCCTGATG GAGTGATCGGTTTGCAGCTCATCAATGGGAAGAATGAGTCCGCCCACATCAGCGACGCTGTTGCCGTGGTGGCACAGGCTGTGCACGACTTGTTTGAGAAGGAGAACATCACAGACCCACCACGGGGCTGCGTGGGCAACACCAACATCTGGAAGACAGGACCCCTTTTCAAGAG GGTGTTGATGTCCTCCAAGTACTCGGAGGGTGTCACTGGCCGCGTGGAGTTCAACGAGGACGGGGACAGGAAGTTTGCCAACTACAGCATCATGAACCTGCAGAACCGGAAACTGGTCCAAGTTGGGATTTACAACGGCAGCAAT GTCTTGACCAACGACAGGAAGATTATCTGGCCCGGGGGGGAAACTGAGAAACCTCAAGGCTATCAGATGTCGACCAAGTTGAAG ATTGTGACGATCCACCAAGAGCCCTTTGTGTATGTGAAGCCCACGCAAGCAGATGGGACGTGCAGGGAGGAATTCACCATCAATGGAGATCCTGTGAAAAAGGTCTTCTGCACTGGACCCAACGAGACCATCCCAG GCCGTCCCACAGTGGCTCTGTGCTGCTATGGCTTCTGCATCGACCTGCTCATCCGGCTGGCAGGGGTCATGAACTTCACCTATGAGGTTCACCTGGTGGCTGATGGTAAATTTGGTACCCAAGAGCGG GTGAACAACAGCAACAAGAAGGAGTGGAACGGGATGATGGGGGAGCTGCTGAGCGGCCAAGCAGACATGATTGTGGCTCCCCTCACCATCAACAACGAACGGGCTCAGTACATCGAGTTCTCCAAGCCCTTCAAGTACCAGGGACTCACCATCCTTGTGAAGAAG GAAATCCCCCGCAGCACCTTGGACTCGTTCATGCAGCCCTTCCAGAGCACCCTCTGGCTGCTGGTGGGGCTGTCCGTGCACGTGGTGGCAGTGATGTTGTACCTCTTAGACCGATTCAG ccCGTTTGGCCGGTTCAAAGTAaacagtgaggaggaggaggaagatgcccTGACCCTCTCCTCAGCCATGTGGTTCTCCTGGGGGGTCCTGCTGAACTCGGGCATCGGAGAAG GTGCTCCCCGGAGTTTCTCTGCCCGTATTCTTGGCATGGTGTGGGCTGGCTTTGCTATGATCATTGTGGCTTCATACACTGCCAACCTGGCAGCCTTCCTGGTGTTAGACCGACCTGAGGAGAGAATCACAGGCATCAATGACCCCCGG CTGCGCAACCCCTCCGATAAGTTCATCTACGCCACGGTGAAGCAGAGCTCCGTGGACATCTACTTCCGACGGCAGGTGGAGCTGAGCACCATGTACCGGCATATGGAGAAGCACAACTACGAGAGCGCTGCCGAAGCCATCCAGGCAGTGAGGGACAA CAAGCTCCACGCCTTCATCTGGGACTCGGCCGTGCTGGAGTTTGAAGCCTCCCAGAAGTGTGACCTGGTGACGACGGGGGAGCTTTTCTTCCGCTCTGGCTTCGGGATCGGGATGCGCAAGGACAGCCCGTGGAAGCAGAACGTCTCCCTGGCCATCCTCAA GTCCCACGAGAACGGCTTCATGGAGGACTTGGACAAGACTTGGGTGAGGTATCAAGAGTGTGATTCCCGTAGCAATGCCCCAGCAACACTCACCTTTGAGAATATGGCAG GTGTGTTTATGCTGGTGGCTGGAGGTATTGTTGCCgggatatttttaatattcatagaAATAGCTTACAAAAGGCATAAGGACGCGCGGAGGAAGCAGATGCAGCTGGCGTTTGCGGCCGTTAATGTGTGGAGGAAAAACCTGCAG CAGTATCACCCCACCGACATCACTGGCCAGCTCAACCTCTCCGACCCCTCAGTCAGCACTGTGGTGTGA
- the GRIN1 gene encoding glutamate receptor ionotropic, NMDA 1 isoform X10, giving the protein MSTMRLLLLALLFSSSFARAGCDPKIVNIGAVLSTKKHEQIFREAVNQANKRHGTWKLQLNATSVTHKPNAIQMALSVCEDLISSQVYAILVSHPPAPNDHLTPTPVSYTAGFYRIPVIGLTTRMSIYSDKSIHLSFLRTVPPYSHQANVWFEMMRVFNWNHVILIVSDDHEGRAAQKKLETLLEEKESKSKKRNYENLDQLSYDNKRGPKAEKVLQFDPGTKNVTSLLLEAKELEARVIILSASEDDAATVYRAAAMLNMTGSGYVWLVGEREISGSALRYAPDGVIGLQLINGKNESAHISDAVAVVAQAVHDLFEKENITDPPRGCVGNTNIWKTGPLFKRVLMSSKYSEGVTGRVEFNEDGDRKFANYSIMNLQNRKLVQVGIYNGSNVLTNDRKIIWPGGETEKPQGYQMSTKLKIVTIHQEPFVYVKPTQADGTCREEFTINGDPVKKVFCTGPNETIPGRPTVALCCYGFCIDLLIRLAGVMNFTYEVHLVADGKFGTQERVNNSNKKEWNGMMGELLSGQADMIVAPLTINNERAQYIEFSKPFKYQGLTILVKKEIPRSTLDSFMQPFQSTLWLLVGLSVHVVAVMLYLLDRFSPFGRFKVNSEEEEEDALTLSSAMWFSWGVLLNSGIGEGAPRSFSARILGMVWAGFAMIIVASYTANLAAFLVLDRPEERITGINDPRLRNPSDKFIYATVKQSSVDIYFRRQVELSTMYRHMEKHNYESAAEAIQAVRDNKLHAFIWDSAVLEFEASQKCDLVTTGELFFRSGFGIGMRKDSPWKQNVSLAILKSHENGFMEDLDKTWVRYQECDSRSNAPATLTFENMAGVFMLVAGGIVAGIFLIFIEIAYKRHKDARRKQMQLAFAAVNVWRKNLQQYHPTDITGQLNLSDPSVSTVV; this is encoded by the exons ATGAGCACCatgcggctgctgctgctcgccctcctcttctcctcctccttcgcCCGCGCCGGCTGCGACCCCAAGATCGTCAACATCGGCGCGGTGCTGAGCACCAAGAAGCACGAGCAGATCTTCCGCGAGGCGGTGAACCAGGCCAACAAGCGGCACGGCACCTGGAAGCTCCAGCTCAACGCCACCTCTGTCACCCACAAGCCCAACGCCATCCAGATGGCCCTGTCCGTCTGCGAGGACCTCATCTCCAGCCAG GTCTATGCAATATTAGTTAgccaccctcctgctcccaaCGATCACCTAACACCAACACCTGTATCATACACAGCTGGCTTCTACAGGATCCCTGTCATTGGTCTGACAACACGCATGTCTATATATTCTGATAAG AGCATCCACCTGTCCTTTTTGCGCACGGTCCCTCCATACTCTCACCAGGCCAACGTCTGGTTTGAGATGATGAGAGTCTTCAACTGGAACCACGTCATTCTGATAGTCAGTGACGACCACGAAGGTCGTGCTGCACAAAAGAAgctggagaccctcttggaggAGAAAGAGTCCAAG AGTAAAAAAAGGAACTATGAAAACCTCGACCAACTTTCCTATGACAACAAGCGAGGACCCAAG GCTGAGAAAGTGCTTCAGTTTGACCCTGGAACCAAAAATGTGACATCGCTGCTGCTGGAGGCGAAGGAGCTGGAGGCTCGAGTCATCATCCTCTCTGCCAG TGAGGACGATGCAGCCACGGTGTACAGAGCAGCAGCCATGCTCAACATGACGGGCTCGGGCTATGTGTGGCTGGTGGGGGAGCGGGAGATCTCGGGCAGTGCCCTGCGTTACGCCCCTGATG GAGTGATCGGTTTGCAGCTCATCAATGGGAAGAATGAGTCCGCCCACATCAGCGACGCTGTTGCCGTGGTGGCACAGGCTGTGCACGACTTGTTTGAGAAGGAGAACATCACAGACCCACCACGGGGCTGCGTGGGCAACACCAACATCTGGAAGACAGGACCCCTTTTCAAGAG GGTGTTGATGTCCTCCAAGTACTCGGAGGGTGTCACTGGCCGCGTGGAGTTCAACGAGGACGGGGACAGGAAGTTTGCCAACTACAGCATCATGAACCTGCAGAACCGGAAACTGGTCCAAGTTGGGATTTACAACGGCAGCAAT GTCTTGACCAACGACAGGAAGATTATCTGGCCCGGGGGGGAAACTGAGAAACCTCAAGGCTATCAGATGTCGACCAAGTTGAAG ATTGTGACGATCCACCAAGAGCCCTTTGTGTATGTGAAGCCCACGCAAGCAGATGGGACGTGCAGGGAGGAATTCACCATCAATGGAGATCCTGTGAAAAAGGTCTTCTGCACTGGACCCAACGAGACCATCCCAG GCCGTCCCACAGTGGCTCTGTGCTGCTATGGCTTCTGCATCGACCTGCTCATCCGGCTGGCAGGGGTCATGAACTTCACCTATGAGGTTCACCTGGTGGCTGATGGTAAATTTGGTACCCAAGAGCGG GTGAACAACAGCAACAAGAAGGAGTGGAACGGGATGATGGGGGAGCTGCTGAGCGGCCAAGCAGACATGATTGTGGCTCCCCTCACCATCAACAACGAACGGGCTCAGTACATCGAGTTCTCCAAGCCCTTCAAGTACCAGGGACTCACCATCCTTGTGAAGAAG GAAATCCCCCGCAGCACCTTGGACTCGTTCATGCAGCCCTTCCAGAGCACCCTCTGGCTGCTGGTGGGGCTGTCCGTGCACGTGGTGGCAGTGATGTTGTACCTCTTAGACCGATTCAG ccCGTTTGGCCGGTTCAAAGTAaacagtgaggaggaggaggaagatgcccTGACCCTCTCCTCAGCCATGTGGTTCTCCTGGGGGGTCCTGCTGAACTCGGGCATCGGAGAAG GTGCTCCCCGGAGTTTCTCTGCCCGTATTCTTGGCATGGTGTGGGCTGGCTTTGCTATGATCATTGTGGCTTCATACACTGCCAACCTGGCAGCCTTCCTGGTGTTAGACCGACCTGAGGAGAGAATCACAGGCATCAATGACCCCCGG CTGCGCAACCCCTCCGATAAGTTCATCTACGCCACGGTGAAGCAGAGCTCCGTGGACATCTACTTCCGACGGCAGGTGGAGCTGAGCACCATGTACCGGCATATGGAGAAGCACAACTACGAGAGCGCTGCCGAAGCCATCCAGGCAGTGAGGGACAA CAAGCTCCACGCCTTCATCTGGGACTCGGCCGTGCTGGAGTTTGAAGCCTCCCAGAAGTGTGACCTGGTGACGACGGGGGAGCTTTTCTTCCGCTCTGGCTTCGGGATCGGGATGCGCAAGGACAGCCCGTGGAAGCAGAACGTCTCCCTGGCCATCCTCAA GTCCCACGAGAACGGCTTCATGGAGGACTTGGACAAGACTTGGGTGAGGTATCAAGAGTGTGATTCCCGTAGCAATGCCCCAGCAACACTCACCTTTGAGAATATGGCAG GTGTGTTTATGCTGGTGGCTGGAGGTATTGTTGCCgggatatttttaatattcatagaAATAGCTTACAAAAGGCATAAGGACGCGCGGAGGAAGCAGATGCAGCTGGCGTTTGCGGCCGTTAATGTGTGGAGGAAAAACCTGCAG CAGTATCACCCCACCGACATCACTGGCCAGCTCAACCTCTCCGACCCCTCAGTCAGCACTGTGGTGTGA
- the GRIN1 gene encoding glutamate receptor ionotropic, NMDA 1 isoform X12: MSTMRLLLLALLFSSSFARAGCDPKIVNIGAVLSTKKHEQIFREAVNQANKRHGTWKLQLNATSVTHKPNAIQMALSVCEDLISSQVYAILVSHPPAPNDHLTPTPVSYTAGFYRIPVIGLTTRMSIYSDKSIHLSFLRTVPPYSHQANVWFEMMRVFNWNHVILIVSDDHEGRAAQKKLETLLEEKESKSKKRNYENLDQLSYDNKRGPKAEKVLQFDPGTKNVTSLLLEAKELEARVIILSASEDDAATVYRAAAMLNMTGSGYVWLVGEREISGSALRYAPDGVIGLQLINGKNESAHISDAVAVVAQAVHDLFEKENITDPPRGCVGNTNIWKTGPLFKRVLMSSKYSEGVTGRVEFNEDGDRKFANYSIMNLQNRKLVQVGIYNGSNVLTNDRKIIWPGGETEKPQGYQMSTKLKIVTIHQEPFVYVKPTQADGTCREEFTINGDPVKKVFCTGPNETIPGRPTVALCCYGFCIDLLIRLAGVMNFTYEVHLVADGKFGTQERVNNSNKKEWNGMMGELLSGQADMIVAPLTINNERAQYIEFSKPFKYQGLTILVKKEIPRSTLDSFMQPFQSTLWLLVGLSVHVVAVMLYLLDRFSPFGRFKVNSEEEEEDALTLSSAMWFSWGVLLNSGIGEGAPRSFSARILGMVWAGFAMIIVASYTANLAAFLVLDRPEERITGINDPRLRNPSDKFIYATVKQSSVDIYFRRQVELSTMYRHMEKHNYESAAEAIQAVRDNKLHAFIWDSAVLEFEASQKCDLVTTGELFFRSGFGIGMRKDSPWKQNVSLAILKSHENGFMEDLDKTWVRYQECDSRSNAPATLTFENMAGVFMLVAGGIVAGIFLIFIEIAYKRHKDARRKQMQLAFAAVNVWRKNLQEETSEH, encoded by the exons ATGAGCACCatgcggctgctgctgctcgccctcctcttctcctcctccttcgcCCGCGCCGGCTGCGACCCCAAGATCGTCAACATCGGCGCGGTGCTGAGCACCAAGAAGCACGAGCAGATCTTCCGCGAGGCGGTGAACCAGGCCAACAAGCGGCACGGCACCTGGAAGCTCCAGCTCAACGCCACCTCTGTCACCCACAAGCCCAACGCCATCCAGATGGCCCTGTCCGTCTGCGAGGACCTCATCTCCAGCCAG GTCTATGCAATATTAGTTAgccaccctcctgctcccaaCGATCACCTAACACCAACACCTGTATCATACACAGCTGGCTTCTACAGGATCCCTGTCATTGGTCTGACAACACGCATGTCTATATATTCTGATAAG AGCATCCACCTGTCCTTTTTGCGCACGGTCCCTCCATACTCTCACCAGGCCAACGTCTGGTTTGAGATGATGAGAGTCTTCAACTGGAACCACGTCATTCTGATAGTCAGTGACGACCACGAAGGTCGTGCTGCACAAAAGAAgctggagaccctcttggaggAGAAAGAGTCCAAG AGTAAAAAAAGGAACTATGAAAACCTCGACCAACTTTCCTATGACAACAAGCGAGGACCCAAG GCTGAGAAAGTGCTTCAGTTTGACCCTGGAACCAAAAATGTGACATCGCTGCTGCTGGAGGCGAAGGAGCTGGAGGCTCGAGTCATCATCCTCTCTGCCAG TGAGGACGATGCAGCCACGGTGTACAGAGCAGCAGCCATGCTCAACATGACGGGCTCGGGCTATGTGTGGCTGGTGGGGGAGCGGGAGATCTCGGGCAGTGCCCTGCGTTACGCCCCTGATG GAGTGATCGGTTTGCAGCTCATCAATGGGAAGAATGAGTCCGCCCACATCAGCGACGCTGTTGCCGTGGTGGCACAGGCTGTGCACGACTTGTTTGAGAAGGAGAACATCACAGACCCACCACGGGGCTGCGTGGGCAACACCAACATCTGGAAGACAGGACCCCTTTTCAAGAG GGTGTTGATGTCCTCCAAGTACTCGGAGGGTGTCACTGGCCGCGTGGAGTTCAACGAGGACGGGGACAGGAAGTTTGCCAACTACAGCATCATGAACCTGCAGAACCGGAAACTGGTCCAAGTTGGGATTTACAACGGCAGCAAT GTCTTGACCAACGACAGGAAGATTATCTGGCCCGGGGGGGAAACTGAGAAACCTCAAGGCTATCAGATGTCGACCAAGTTGAAG ATTGTGACGATCCACCAAGAGCCCTTTGTGTATGTGAAGCCCACGCAAGCAGATGGGACGTGCAGGGAGGAATTCACCATCAATGGAGATCCTGTGAAAAAGGTCTTCTGCACTGGACCCAACGAGACCATCCCAG GCCGTCCCACAGTGGCTCTGTGCTGCTATGGCTTCTGCATCGACCTGCTCATCCGGCTGGCAGGGGTCATGAACTTCACCTATGAGGTTCACCTGGTGGCTGATGGTAAATTTGGTACCCAAGAGCGG GTGAACAACAGCAACAAGAAGGAGTGGAACGGGATGATGGGGGAGCTGCTGAGCGGCCAAGCAGACATGATTGTGGCTCCCCTCACCATCAACAACGAACGGGCTCAGTACATCGAGTTCTCCAAGCCCTTCAAGTACCAGGGACTCACCATCCTTGTGAAGAAG GAAATCCCCCGCAGCACCTTGGACTCGTTCATGCAGCCCTTCCAGAGCACCCTCTGGCTGCTGGTGGGGCTGTCCGTGCACGTGGTGGCAGTGATGTTGTACCTCTTAGACCGATTCAG ccCGTTTGGCCGGTTCAAAGTAaacagtgaggaggaggaggaagatgcccTGACCCTCTCCTCAGCCATGTGGTTCTCCTGGGGGGTCCTGCTGAACTCGGGCATCGGAGAAG GTGCTCCCCGGAGTTTCTCTGCCCGTATTCTTGGCATGGTGTGGGCTGGCTTTGCTATGATCATTGTGGCTTCATACACTGCCAACCTGGCAGCCTTCCTGGTGTTAGACCGACCTGAGGAGAGAATCACAGGCATCAATGACCCCCGG CTGCGCAACCCCTCCGATAAGTTCATCTACGCCACGGTGAAGCAGAGCTCCGTGGACATCTACTTCCGACGGCAGGTGGAGCTGAGCACCATGTACCGGCATATGGAGAAGCACAACTACGAGAGCGCTGCCGAAGCCATCCAGGCAGTGAGGGACAA CAAGCTCCACGCCTTCATCTGGGACTCGGCCGTGCTGGAGTTTGAAGCCTCCCAGAAGTGTGACCTGGTGACGACGGGGGAGCTTTTCTTCCGCTCTGGCTTCGGGATCGGGATGCGCAAGGACAGCCCGTGGAAGCAGAACGTCTCCCTGGCCATCCTCAA GTCCCACGAGAACGGCTTCATGGAGGACTTGGACAAGACTTGGGTGAGGTATCAAGAGTGTGATTCCCGTAGCAATGCCCCAGCAACACTCACCTTTGAGAATATGGCAG GTGTGTTTATGCTGGTGGCTGGAGGTATTGTTGCCgggatatttttaatattcatagaAATAGCTTACAAAAGGCATAAGGACGCGCGGAGGAAGCAGATGCAGCTGGCGTTTGCGGCCGTTAATGTGTGGAGGAAAAACCTGCAG GAGGAAACGTCAGAGCACTAG
- the GRIN1 gene encoding glutamate receptor ionotropic, NMDA 1 isoform X8, whose translation MSTMRLLLLALLFSSSFARAGCDPKIVNIGAVLSTKKHEQIFREAVNQANKRHGTWKLQLNATSVTHKPNAIQMALSVCEDLISSQVYAILVSHPPAPNDHLTPTPVSYTAGFYRIPVIGLTTRMSIYSDKSIHLSFLRTVPPYSHQANVWFEMMRVFNWNHVILIVSDDHEGRAAQKKLETLLEEKESKSKKRNYENLDQLSYDNKRGPKAEKVLQFDPGTKNVTSLLLEAKELEARVIILSASEDDAATVYRAAAMLNMTGSGYVWLVGEREISGSALRYAPDGVIGLQLINGKNESAHISDAVAVVAQAVHDLFEKENITDPPRGCVGNTNIWKTGPLFKRVLMSSKYSEGVTGRVEFNEDGDRKFANYSIMNLQNRKLVQVGIYNGSNVLTNDRKIIWPGGETEKPQGYQMSTKLKIVTIHQEPFVYVKPTQADGTCREEFTINGDPVKKVFCTGPNETIPGRPTVALCCYGFCIDLLIRLAGVMNFTYEVHLVADGKFGTQERVNNSNKKEWNGMMGELLSGQADMIVAPLTINNERAQYIEFSKPFKYQGLTILVKKEIPRSTLDSFMQPFQSTLWLLVGLSVHVVAVMLYLLDRFSPFGRFKVNSEEEEEDALTLSSAMWFSWGVLLNSGIGEGAPRSFSARILGMVWAGFAMIIVASYTANLAAFLVLDRPEERITGINDPRLRNPSDKFIYATVKQSSVDIYFRRQVELSTMYRHMEKHNYESAAEAIQAVRDNKLHAFIWDSAVLEFEASQKCDLVTTGELFFRSGFGIGMRKDSPWKQNVSLAILKSHENGFMEDLDKTWVRYQECDSRSNAPATLTFENMAGVFMLVAGGIVAGIFLIFIEIAYKRHKDARRKQMQLAFAAVNVWRKNLQDRKSGRAEPDPKKKATFRSITSTLASSFKRRRSSKDTYHPTDITGQLNLSDPSVSTVV comes from the exons ATGAGCACCatgcggctgctgctgctcgccctcctcttctcctcctccttcgcCCGCGCCGGCTGCGACCCCAAGATCGTCAACATCGGCGCGGTGCTGAGCACCAAGAAGCACGAGCAGATCTTCCGCGAGGCGGTGAACCAGGCCAACAAGCGGCACGGCACCTGGAAGCTCCAGCTCAACGCCACCTCTGTCACCCACAAGCCCAACGCCATCCAGATGGCCCTGTCCGTCTGCGAGGACCTCATCTCCAGCCAG GTCTATGCAATATTAGTTAgccaccctcctgctcccaaCGATCACCTAACACCAACACCTGTATCATACACAGCTGGCTTCTACAGGATCCCTGTCATTGGTCTGACAACACGCATGTCTATATATTCTGATAAG AGCATCCACCTGTCCTTTTTGCGCACGGTCCCTCCATACTCTCACCAGGCCAACGTCTGGTTTGAGATGATGAGAGTCTTCAACTGGAACCACGTCATTCTGATAGTCAGTGACGACCACGAAGGTCGTGCTGCACAAAAGAAgctggagaccctcttggaggAGAAAGAGTCCAAG AGTAAAAAAAGGAACTATGAAAACCTCGACCAACTTTCCTATGACAACAAGCGAGGACCCAAG GCTGAGAAAGTGCTTCAGTTTGACCCTGGAACCAAAAATGTGACATCGCTGCTGCTGGAGGCGAAGGAGCTGGAGGCTCGAGTCATCATCCTCTCTGCCAG TGAGGACGATGCAGCCACGGTGTACAGAGCAGCAGCCATGCTCAACATGACGGGCTCGGGCTATGTGTGGCTGGTGGGGGAGCGGGAGATCTCGGGCAGTGCCCTGCGTTACGCCCCTGATG GAGTGATCGGTTTGCAGCTCATCAATGGGAAGAATGAGTCCGCCCACATCAGCGACGCTGTTGCCGTGGTGGCACAGGCTGTGCACGACTTGTTTGAGAAGGAGAACATCACAGACCCACCACGGGGCTGCGTGGGCAACACCAACATCTGGAAGACAGGACCCCTTTTCAAGAG GGTGTTGATGTCCTCCAAGTACTCGGAGGGTGTCACTGGCCGCGTGGAGTTCAACGAGGACGGGGACAGGAAGTTTGCCAACTACAGCATCATGAACCTGCAGAACCGGAAACTGGTCCAAGTTGGGATTTACAACGGCAGCAAT GTCTTGACCAACGACAGGAAGATTATCTGGCCCGGGGGGGAAACTGAGAAACCTCAAGGCTATCAGATGTCGACCAAGTTGAAG ATTGTGACGATCCACCAAGAGCCCTTTGTGTATGTGAAGCCCACGCAAGCAGATGGGACGTGCAGGGAGGAATTCACCATCAATGGAGATCCTGTGAAAAAGGTCTTCTGCACTGGACCCAACGAGACCATCCCAG GCCGTCCCACAGTGGCTCTGTGCTGCTATGGCTTCTGCATCGACCTGCTCATCCGGCTGGCAGGGGTCATGAACTTCACCTATGAGGTTCACCTGGTGGCTGATGGTAAATTTGGTACCCAAGAGCGG GTGAACAACAGCAACAAGAAGGAGTGGAACGGGATGATGGGGGAGCTGCTGAGCGGCCAAGCAGACATGATTGTGGCTCCCCTCACCATCAACAACGAACGGGCTCAGTACATCGAGTTCTCCAAGCCCTTCAAGTACCAGGGACTCACCATCCTTGTGAAGAAG GAAATCCCCCGCAGCACCTTGGACTCGTTCATGCAGCCCTTCCAGAGCACCCTCTGGCTGCTGGTGGGGCTGTCCGTGCACGTGGTGGCAGTGATGTTGTACCTCTTAGACCGATTCAG ccCGTTTGGCCGGTTCAAAGTAaacagtgaggaggaggaggaagatgcccTGACCCTCTCCTCAGCCATGTGGTTCTCCTGGGGGGTCCTGCTGAACTCGGGCATCGGAGAAG GTGCTCCCCGGAGTTTCTCTGCCCGTATTCTTGGCATGGTGTGGGCTGGCTTTGCTATGATCATTGTGGCTTCATACACTGCCAACCTGGCAGCCTTCCTGGTGTTAGACCGACCTGAGGAGAGAATCACAGGCATCAATGACCCCCGG CTGCGCAACCCCTCCGATAAGTTCATCTACGCCACGGTGAAGCAGAGCTCCGTGGACATCTACTTCCGACGGCAGGTGGAGCTGAGCACCATGTACCGGCATATGGAGAAGCACAACTACGAGAGCGCTGCCGAAGCCATCCAGGCAGTGAGGGACAA CAAGCTCCACGCCTTCATCTGGGACTCGGCCGTGCTGGAGTTTGAAGCCTCCCAGAAGTGTGACCTGGTGACGACGGGGGAGCTTTTCTTCCGCTCTGGCTTCGGGATCGGGATGCGCAAGGACAGCCCGTGGAAGCAGAACGTCTCCCTGGCCATCCTCAA GTCCCACGAGAACGGCTTCATGGAGGACTTGGACAAGACTTGGGTGAGGTATCAAGAGTGTGATTCCCGTAGCAATGCCCCAGCAACACTCACCTTTGAGAATATGGCAG GTGTGTTTATGCTGGTGGCTGGAGGTATTGTTGCCgggatatttttaatattcatagaAATAGCTTACAAAAGGCATAAGGACGCGCGGAGGAAGCAGATGCAGCTGGCGTTTGCGGCCGTTAATGTGTGGAGGAAAAACCTGCAG GATAGAAAAAGTGGTAGAGCAGAACCTGACCCTAAAAAGAAAGCCACTTTTAGGTCCATCACCTCCACCCTGGCCTCCAGCTTCAAGAGACGTAGGTCCTCCAAGGATACG TATCACCCCACCGACATCACTGGCCAGCTCAACCTCTCCGACCCCTCAGTCAGCACTGTGGTGTGA